In one Salipiger abyssi genomic region, the following are encoded:
- a CDS encoding sarcosine oxidase subunit beta family protein, with translation MKRYSVFAIAREAARYHTGWGRAWRRPQPKPRYDVVIVGAGGHGLATAYYLGKNFGITNVAIIEKGWLGGGNTGRNTTIIRSNYLQDPSAALYEKARSLYETLSQDLNYNVMFSPRGVMMLAQTEHELRGYQRTVHANRMQGIDTEMISPREVKRLCPIMNIDGPRYPVLGALWQARGGTARHDAVAWGYARACSDMGMDIIQNCEVTAVQRDGDRVTGVSTTQGDIACDKLGIVVAGHSGVLAEMAGFRLPLESVALQALVSEPIKPCMDVVVMANTVHGYMSQSDKGEMVIGGGTDGYVNYTQRGSFQHIEETVRALVETFPMISRLKMLRQWGGIVDVTGDRSPILSKTPLEGCFINCGWGTGGFKAIPGSGWGFAELMAKGHSPLTEAFGLDRFREGRFIDESVAAGVAH, from the coding sequence ATGAAACGTTACTCCGTCTTTGCCATCGCCCGCGAGGCCGCACGCTATCACACCGGATGGGGCCGCGCCTGGCGCCGTCCGCAGCCGAAACCGCGCTATGACGTGGTGATCGTGGGGGCCGGCGGGCACGGGCTCGCCACCGCCTATTACCTCGGCAAGAATTTCGGCATCACCAATGTCGCGATCATCGAGAAGGGCTGGCTCGGCGGCGGCAATACCGGGCGCAACACCACGATCATCCGCTCGAACTACCTTCAGGACCCGTCTGCGGCGCTCTATGAAAAGGCGCGCTCGCTCTACGAGACGCTGAGTCAGGATCTGAACTACAACGTCATGTTCAGCCCGCGCGGCGTGATGATGCTGGCCCAGACCGAGCATGAGCTGCGCGGCTATCAGCGCACGGTGCATGCCAACCGCATGCAGGGCATCGACACCGAGATGATCTCGCCGCGCGAGGTCAAGCGGCTCTGCCCGATCATGAATATCGACGGCCCGCGCTACCCGGTGCTGGGCGCGCTCTGGCAGGCCCGCGGCGGCACCGCCCGGCACGATGCGGTGGCCTGGGGCTATGCGCGTGCCTGTTCCGACATGGGCATGGACATTATCCAGAATTGCGAGGTCACCGCCGTGCAGCGCGACGGGGACCGCGTGACCGGCGTCTCCACCACGCAGGGAGATATCGCCTGCGACAAGCTGGGCATCGTGGTCGCGGGCCATTCCGGGGTGCTGGCCGAGATGGCCGGCTTCCGCCTGCCGCTGGAATCGGTGGCCTTGCAGGCGCTGGTCTCGGAGCCGATCAAGCCCTGCATGGACGTGGTCGTCATGGCCAACACCGTGCATGGCTATATGAGCCAGTCCGACAAGGGCGAGATGGTGATCGGCGGCGGCACCGACGGCTATGTGAACTACACCCAGCGCGGCAGCTTCCAGCATATCGAAGAGACCGTGCGCGCGCTGGTCGAGACCTTCCCGATGATCTCGCGGCTGAAGATGCTGCGGCAATGGGGCGGCATCGTCGACGTGACGGGCGACCGCTCGCCGATCCTGTCGAAAACGCCGCTCGAGGGCTGTTTCATCAATTGCGGCTGGGGCACCGGCGGGTTCAAGGCGATCCCGGGCTCGGGCTGGGGTTTTGCCGAGCTGATGGCGAAGGGGCATTCGCCGCTTACCGAGGCGTTCGGGCTCGACCGCTTCCGCGAGGGGCGGTTCATCGACGAAAGCGTCGCGGCGGGGGTGGCGCATTGA
- the ccmI gene encoding c-type cytochrome biogenesis protein CcmI: MTLFWIVAGAGALIVAALLALALLRGQRETGPAEAYDLQIYRDQLKEIERDAARGVIGSEEAERLKTEVSRRILAADAKIHDTEGESARGRGPATAMAVLIALALLGGGFGLYATLGAPGYGDLGLQDRIASARELRANRPSQEEVEAQLPATPQVEAPEDYMTLVERLRGAVQERPDDIQGHMLLARSEAALGNYPAAYAAQRRLIELKGESATAKDYADLADMLVLAAGGYVSPEAERVLDEIMARDPANGVARYYGGLMMAQTGRPDSAFRIWDQLLRNSAPDDPWVPPIREQIGELAMAAGKNDYQLPAGAAPRGPGLAGPSAADVEATADLSDAERQDMIQGMVDRLGERLATEGGSPQEWAQLLGALGVLGETERAGAIWAEAQTVFAGRPEMLDIVRAGARQAGVVE; this comes from the coding sequence ATGACCCTTTTCTGGATCGTTGCAGGCGCGGGCGCGCTGATCGTGGCGGCGCTGCTGGCGCTGGCGCTGCTGCGCGGGCAGCGCGAGACCGGCCCGGCGGAGGCCTATGACCTCCAGATCTATCGCGACCAGCTCAAGGAGATCGAGCGCGACGCGGCACGCGGGGTGATCGGCAGCGAAGAGGCCGAGCGGCTCAAGACCGAGGTGTCACGCCGCATCCTCGCCGCCGATGCCAAGATCCACGATACCGAGGGCGAGAGCGCGCGCGGGCGCGGCCCGGCCACGGCCATGGCGGTGCTGATCGCACTGGCGCTGCTCGGCGGCGGCTTCGGGCTTTATGCCACGCTGGGCGCGCCGGGCTATGGCGATCTGGGGTTGCAGGACCGCATCGCCTCTGCCCGTGAGCTGCGCGCCAACCGTCCCAGCCAGGAGGAGGTCGAGGCGCAGCTTCCCGCCACCCCGCAGGTCGAGGCGCCCGAGGATTACATGACGCTGGTCGAGCGCCTGCGCGGCGCCGTCCAGGAACGGCCCGACGACATTCAGGGCCACATGCTGCTTGCCCGCTCCGAGGCGGCGCTGGGGAACTACCCGGCGGCCTATGCGGCGCAGCGCCGGCTGATCGAGCTCAAGGGCGAGAGCGCCACCGCCAAGGATTACGCCGATCTCGCCGACATGCTGGTGCTGGCCGCCGGCGGCTATGTCTCGCCCGAGGCCGAGCGGGTGCTCGATGAGATCATGGCGCGCGATCCGGCGAACGGCGTGGCCCGCTATTACGGCGGGCTGATGATGGCGCAGACCGGGCGGCCCGATTCCGCCTTCCGCATCTGGGACCAGCTGCTGCGCAACAGCGCGCCCGACGATCCCTGGGTGCCGCCGATCCGCGAGCAGATCGGCGAGCTCGCCATGGCCGCCGGCAAGAACGACTACCAGCTTCCCGCCGGCGCCGCACCGCGCGGCCCCGGGCTCGCCGGCCCCAGCGCCGCCGATGTGGAGGCCACCGCCGACCTGAGCGACGCCGAACGTCAGGACATGATCCAGGGCATGGTCGACCGGCTGGGCGAGCGGCTGGCCACCGAGGGCGGCTCGCCGCAGGAATGGGCGCAGCTACTGGGCGCGCTCGGCGTGCTGGGCGAAACCGAGCGCGCCGGTGCGATCTGGGCCGAGGCGCAGACCGTCTTTGCCGGGCGGCCCGAGATGCTGGACATCGTGCGCGCCGGCGCACGTCAGGCGGGGGTGGTGGAATGA
- the ruvX gene encoding Holliday junction resolvase RuvX, producing MILDEIEDFAAALPPMRAIAGLDLGTKTIGVALSDRLLTVATPLETIKRKKFTEDAQRLQAILSAREIGGIVLGLPRNMDGSEGPRCQSTRAFARNFAQLWDGPLTFWDERLSTVAAERALLEADTSRKKRAELIDHVAASYILQGALDRLRHLRG from the coding sequence ATGATCCTCGACGAGATCGAAGACTTTGCCGCTGCCCTGCCCCCGATGCGCGCCATCGCCGGGCTCGACCTCGGCACCAAGACCATCGGCGTGGCGCTGTCGGACCGGTTGCTGACCGTGGCCACGCCGCTGGAAACGATCAAGCGCAAGAAATTCACCGAGGATGCGCAGCGCCTGCAAGCGATCCTCTCCGCGCGCGAGATCGGCGGCATCGTGCTCGGCCTGCCGCGCAATATGGACGGCTCCGAAGGCCCGCGCTGCCAGTCGACCCGCGCCTTCGCGCGCAATTTCGCGCAGCTCTGGGACGGGCCGCTGACCTTCTGGGACGAACGCCTCTCCACCGTCGCCGCCGAGCGCGCGCTGCTGGAGGCCGACACCTCGCGCAAGAAGCGCGCCGAGCTGATCGACCATGTGGCGGCCTCCTACATCCTTCAGGGCGCGCTCGACCGGCTGCGCCATCTGCGGGGGTAA
- a CDS encoding DUF1289 domain-containing protein, giving the protein MSDEVWKRDEIESPCIKICVIHPEARLCTGCLRSIDEIAAWSKMTQAERRAVMAELPGRKSQLIRRRGGRAGRRDR; this is encoded by the coding sequence ATGAGCGACGAGGTCTGGAAACGCGACGAGATCGAGAGCCCCTGCATCAAGATCTGCGTCATTCATCCGGAGGCGCGGCTCTGCACCGGCTGCCTGCGCAGCATCGACGAGATCGCCGCCTGGTCGAAGATGACCCAGGCGGAGCGCCGTGCGGTGATGGCAGAGCTGCCGGGCCGCAAGAGCCAGCTCATCCGCCGCCGCGGCGGGCGCGCGGGCCGGCGCGACCGGTAA
- the dusA gene encoding tRNA dihydrouridine(20/20a) synthase DusA, whose amino-acid sequence MAEKKRKKEISTASRLSVAPMMDWTDRHCRYFHRLLSRQTLLHTEMVTAPALVRGGALHLLDFSPEEHPVVLQLGGSEPQELAEAARLGEQAGYDQVDLNCGCPSDRVQSGTFGAVLMKTPELVADCVAAMRAAVGIEVSVKCRIGVDDQEPREVLPRFVEKVAGAGCRKVTIHARKAWLQGLSPKENRDIPPLDYPLVVEMKRAFPELEISINGGIDSLEAAQALLEEGLDGVMIGRAAYHKPWEILAGADARIYGAAAEAKAPEDIARAMLPYIERHLAQGGRLHQITRHMLGLFAGRPGARGWRRVLSEEATRDGVGPELIEKALMRVTEAA is encoded by the coding sequence GTGGCTGAGAAAAAAAGAAAAAAGGAGATATCAACGGCTTCCCGTCTGTCCGTCGCGCCCATGATGGACTGGACCGACCGGCATTGCCGGTATTTCCACCGGCTGCTGTCGCGGCAGACGCTGCTCCATACCGAGATGGTCACCGCCCCCGCGCTGGTGCGGGGTGGGGCGCTGCATCTGCTCGATTTCAGCCCCGAGGAACATCCCGTCGTGCTGCAACTGGGCGGGTCGGAGCCGCAGGAACTGGCCGAGGCGGCGCGGCTTGGTGAGCAGGCGGGATACGATCAGGTCGACCTCAATTGCGGCTGCCCGTCGGACCGGGTGCAGTCGGGCACGTTCGGCGCGGTGCTGATGAAGACGCCCGAGCTGGTGGCCGACTGCGTCGCTGCCATGCGCGCGGCGGTGGGCATCGAGGTGAGCGTGAAATGCCGCATCGGGGTCGACGATCAGGAGCCGCGCGAGGTGCTGCCGCGCTTTGTCGAAAAGGTTGCCGGGGCAGGGTGCCGCAAGGTGACGATCCATGCGCGCAAGGCCTGGCTGCAAGGGCTCAGCCCCAAGGAAAACCGCGATATCCCGCCGCTCGACTATCCGCTGGTGGTGGAGATGAAGCGGGCCTTCCCGGAGCTCGAGATCTCGATCAATGGTGGCATCGACAGTCTCGAAGCCGCGCAGGCGCTGCTGGAGGAGGGGCTCGACGGGGTGATGATTGGGCGCGCCGCCTATCACAAGCCCTGGGAGATCCTCGCCGGGGCGGATGCGCGGATCTATGGCGCTGCGGCGGAGGCCAAGGCGCCCGAGGACATTGCCCGCGCCATGCTGCCCTATATCGAGCGCCATCTGGCGCAGGGCGGGCGGCTGCATCAGATCACCCGGCACATGCTGGGGCTCTTCGCGGGCCGTCCCGGTGCGCGCGGCTGGCGGCGGGTGCTGTCGGAGGAGGCGACGCGCGACGGCGTGGGGCCCGAACTGATCGAAAAGGCGCTGATGCGGGTGACCGAGGCGGCCTGA
- a CDS encoding site-specific integrase, with the protein MGSITTRKRKDGHNSYRARVRVMREGTVYHETKTFDRRPAATAWIKKREKELARPGALEELNASDPPLSKAIERYTEEAVKDIGRTKAQVLRTITTYPIADLPCSTIKAKDIIEFLQSLPGQPQTVGNYASHLASIFAIARPMWDFRLDDREMRDAITVARRMGIISRSAQRNRRPTLDELDRLLAHFIDRRQRTPQAMPMHKVIVFALFSTRRQAEITRLTWDDFQKEHKRILVRDMKHPGEKLGNDTWVDLPEEAIRVIDSMRKSKAEIFPYSPDAITTNFTRACKLLGIEDLHFHDLRHEGISRLFEMGWNIPHVAAVSGHRSWVSLKRYTHIRETGDKYANWPGMQVAIDRA; encoded by the coding sequence ATGGGCTCGATCACCACGCGCAAACGCAAGGATGGACATAACAGCTACAGGGCACGTGTACGAGTGATGCGCGAGGGCACCGTCTATCATGAGACGAAGACTTTTGACAGACGTCCAGCTGCGACCGCCTGGATAAAGAAACGCGAGAAAGAGCTAGCAAGACCTGGTGCGCTGGAAGAGTTGAACGCATCCGATCCCCCGCTGTCCAAAGCGATCGAGCGCTATACCGAGGAAGCCGTGAAGGACATCGGCCGCACGAAAGCGCAGGTCCTCAGGACCATCACCACCTACCCGATCGCCGATCTGCCCTGCTCCACCATCAAGGCGAAGGATATCATCGAGTTCCTTCAGTCACTGCCTGGACAACCGCAAACCGTCGGGAACTACGCGAGCCATCTCGCCTCCATTTTCGCCATAGCCCGACCGATGTGGGACTTTCGACTGGATGACCGGGAGATGAGAGACGCGATCACCGTCGCGCGCCGCATGGGGATCATCTCCCGTTCTGCGCAGCGGAACCGCAGGCCCACCCTTGATGAACTCGACCGGCTGCTGGCCCACTTCATTGATCGGCGCCAGAGAACGCCTCAAGCCATGCCCATGCACAAGGTGATCGTTTTCGCTCTCTTCTCGACGCGCCGACAGGCAGAGATCACCCGGCTCACCTGGGATGACTTTCAGAAGGAGCACAAGCGCATCCTGGTCCGCGACATGAAGCATCCCGGCGAAAAACTCGGAAACGATACCTGGGTCGATCTGCCTGAGGAGGCCATTCGGGTCATCGACAGTATGCGCAAGAGCAAGGCTGAGATCTTCCCCTACTCCCCGGACGCGATCACGACCAACTTCACACGCGCTTGCAAGCTACTCGGGATCGAGGATCTGCACTTCCACGATCTGCGCCACGAAGGCATTTCCCGGTTGTTCGAGATGGGTTGGAACATCCCCCATGTCGCGGCGGTCAGCGGACACAGGTCTTGGGTTAGCCTGAAACGCTATACGCACATCCGAGAAACAGGCGACAAATATGCAAACTGGCCGGGAATGCAGGTCGCAATCGACAGAGCCTGA
- a CDS encoding SPW repeat domain-containing protein, giving the protein MSKTWTTNYDKLGDGISLLAGLALAGLPFVVTMTDIAFWSALLTGGLIAVLAAIALWRPHEGLDWARMVAGVWAAISPWALVAGFTLSIALAHVALGVLALAFPAWRRWKNDGGNSALTA; this is encoded by the coding sequence ATGAGCAAGACCTGGACCACGAACTATGACAAGCTTGGCGACGGCATCAGCCTTCTCGCGGGCCTAGCCCTCGCTGGGTTGCCCTTCGTCGTCACGATGACCGATATTGCCTTCTGGAGCGCCCTACTGACAGGAGGACTGATCGCAGTGCTTGCCGCAATTGCGCTTTGGCGACCGCATGAAGGGCTTGACTGGGCGCGTATGGTTGCGGGTGTCTGGGCTGCGATCAGCCCATGGGCTCTCGTAGCCGGCTTCACGCTCAGTATCGCGCTTGCCCATGTGGCCCTCGGCGTGCTCGCGCTGGCCTTTCCCGCCTGGCGGCGCTGGAAGAACGACGGTGGGAATTCTGCTCTGACAGCCTAA
- the rpoZ gene encoding DNA-directed RNA polymerase subunit omega has protein sequence MNPFVAIDAQQAVPDRFALVLAASARSRALRAGAEPRVEPKRQATEELALEEIATGAISQEELLPFLPAPAPKRLARPH, from the coding sequence ATGAATCCCTTCGTTGCAATTGATGCCCAGCAGGCGGTGCCCGATCGTTTCGCACTGGTCCTCGCCGCGAGCGCCCGCAGCCGGGCGCTGAGGGCCGGGGCAGAACCGCGGGTCGAACCTAAACGGCAAGCAACCGAAGAGCTTGCCTTGGAAGAGATCGCGACCGGTGCGATTTCGCAGGAGGAGCTGTTGCCCTTCCTGCCTGCGCCGGCGCCCAAGCGGCTGGCTCGGCCGCATTGA
- a CDS encoding NADH dehydrogenase ubiquinone Fe-S protein 4 codes for MNVISGDFTGQSHVSPILSQAGSRPDWDSSLPDDAVARIWKPSKSAMTSGRTRTKGWKMSFPRRTGPWLEPLMGWTGGDDTIQQIDLSFPTLEAAIRHAKRLGVAYEVHLPAGEAARRAARARDRQAGLWSDATLSRLGLSEMRQTYRDAMAGAKRRGDPKGGDDGRSPIEVASDASLSLEARRSILMNWAYTEYLQDVASTEGMPENQRASQFAEVERALLALEAAVAADGLYPSVEEGRAA; via the coding sequence ATGAACGTGATCAGCGGAGATTTCACAGGACAATCACATGTATCACCCATTCTGAGTCAGGCCGGTTCGCGACCAGACTGGGACTCTTCTCTGCCGGACGATGCGGTCGCCCGGATATGGAAACCGTCGAAATCGGCGATGACCTCGGGGCGCACGCGTACGAAGGGCTGGAAGATGAGCTTTCCACGCCGGACCGGTCCTTGGCTCGAGCCTTTGATGGGCTGGACGGGTGGCGACGACACGATCCAGCAGATAGACCTTAGCTTTCCGACGCTGGAAGCCGCTATTCGCCATGCAAAGCGTCTGGGGGTGGCTTACGAGGTGCATCTGCCGGCAGGCGAAGCCGCGCGCCGTGCCGCCCGGGCACGGGACAGGCAGGCCGGGCTGTGGTCCGATGCCACGCTCTCTCGGCTCGGACTGTCCGAGATGCGGCAAACCTATCGTGACGCGATGGCCGGCGCAAAACGGCGGGGCGATCCGAAAGGCGGCGATGATGGGCGTTCTCCCATTGAAGTTGCTTCGGACGCCAGCCTGTCGTTGGAGGCTCGCCGTTCTATCCTGATGAACTGGGCCTACACGGAGTATCTTCAGGATGTCGCCAGCACCGAAGGCATGCCGGAAAACCAGCGTGCATCGCAGTTTGCCGAGGTTGAACGAGCGCTGTTGGCGCTTGAAGCGGCGGTGGCCGCCGACGGATTGTATCCATCCGTTGAGGAAGGGAGGGCGGCATGA
- a CDS encoding Hsp20 family protein codes for MATTLDFAPLFRSSVGFDRMLDALETARRVETLDNWPPYDIVKTGEDDYRIDMAVAGFAEDDLTLTQDKNMLIVSGRKETPEGDGGVSYLYRGIAGRSFERRFELADHVRVEAATLSNGLLTVELKREIPEELKPRRIEIASAEATEGLETRQLETAPEPEPVAA; via the coding sequence ATGGCAACGACACTTGATTTTGCACCTCTGTTCCGTTCGAGCGTTGGCTTCGACCGTATGCTCGACGCGCTCGAGACAGCCCGTCGAGTGGAGACGCTCGACAACTGGCCGCCTTATGACATCGTCAAGACCGGCGAGGACGACTATCGCATCGACATGGCGGTGGCGGGCTTTGCCGAAGACGATCTGACCCTGACCCAAGACAAGAACATGCTGATCGTGTCGGGCCGCAAGGAGACGCCCGAAGGTGACGGCGGTGTCAGCTATCTCTATCGTGGCATCGCCGGCCGGTCGTTTGAACGTCGGTTCGAACTGGCCGATCACGTCCGGGTCGAAGCGGCCACGCTGTCGAACGGCTTGCTGACCGTCGAGCTCAAGCGCGAGATCCCCGAGGAACTCAAACCGCGTCGGATCGAGATCGCGTCGGCTGAGGCGACCGAGGGTCTCGAGACCAGGCAGCTCGAGACAGCTCCAGAGCCGGAACCGGTCGCGGCCTGA
- a CDS encoding amylo-alpha-1,6-glucosidase: protein MTEALQQTALRASQLVAPPAQFFIPAAASLQERRPRTLKHGDTFAVFDHNGDVLSGPGSPEGLFHRDTRYLSHYYLTIGGERPMLLSSTLRDDNATLTCDLTNPDLYDETGRCLIAHDRIHMRRTRFLWQGTCYERLAVRNFDEAPHEITLEIAFEADFADIFEVRGRVRARRGTSLLPEVDGSHVLLSYRGLDHNPRSTALRFDPAPAQLEPGKAVYRLSLAPGETRSLFIEIGCDVNGAEDPPSRLFFRSLRDARRALRRSSSRAATVQSSNEIFNETMRRSVSDLYMLMTDTEEGPYPYAGVPWFSTVFGRDALITAWEMLWLDPAVARGVLLHLAANQATEFDPDTDAEPGKILHEVRYGEMAETGEVPFRRYYGSVDSTPLFVMLAGAYFERTGNRVVLETLWPHVCAALDWIETYGDRDGDGFVEYGRRSDKGLANQGWKDSHDAVFHADGTLAKGPIALCEVQGYVYAARLAASEIARELGHDGIAEEQAQKASELKSRFDAAFWDDELGTYVLALDGDKRPCRVRSSNAGHLLWTGIVPEERAETVVRALMGPSSFCGWGVRTIAAGQARYNPMSYHNGSVWPHDNALIGAGLARYGFREEAARIFEGIFSAATYIDLRRLPELFCGFPRRETQGPTFYPVACTPQAWAAGAPLLLLQACLGLRFDAEARQVIFEQPILPEFLGEVVLRNLRLDGGSVDVALRRSGTHVVADVLRRDGPVRVIVTT from the coding sequence ATGACCGAGGCGCTGCAACAGACGGCCTTGCGTGCGTCGCAACTGGTCGCGCCGCCGGCGCAATTCTTCATCCCGGCGGCAGCCTCCTTGCAGGAGCGGCGGCCACGAACCCTGAAGCACGGCGATACCTTCGCCGTGTTCGATCACAATGGCGATGTGCTCTCGGGGCCAGGCAGCCCCGAGGGCCTGTTCCATCGCGACACCAGGTATCTCTCGCATTACTATCTGACCATCGGGGGAGAGCGGCCCATGCTGCTCTCGTCCACATTGCGCGACGATAACGCCACGCTGACCTGCGATCTGACGAATCCCGATCTTTATGACGAAACCGGTCGCTGTCTGATTGCGCATGATCGCATCCACATGCGCCGGACGCGGTTTCTCTGGCAGGGCACGTGTTATGAGCGGCTGGCGGTACGCAATTTCGACGAGGCCCCACATGAGATTACCTTGGAAATCGCCTTTGAGGCCGATTTTGCGGATATTTTTGAGGTCCGTGGCCGGGTGCGGGCCCGCCGGGGAACGTCGCTCTTGCCGGAGGTGGATGGCTCGCACGTGCTCTTGTCGTACCGGGGGCTCGACCACAATCCACGTAGCACCGCTCTGCGTTTTGATCCTGCGCCTGCGCAGCTTGAGCCGGGGAAAGCCGTCTATCGTCTGAGCCTCGCCCCCGGCGAAACGCGTTCGCTCTTTATCGAGATCGGCTGCGACGTGAATGGGGCTGAGGATCCTCCGTCGCGCCTGTTTTTCCGCTCGTTGCGGGACGCGCGCCGCGCACTCAGACGTTCTTCTTCCCGCGCAGCCACGGTGCAAAGCTCCAACGAGATATTCAACGAGACCATGCGCCGTTCGGTCTCGGACCTCTACATGCTCATGACCGATACGGAGGAGGGGCCCTATCCCTATGCGGGCGTGCCCTGGTTCAGCACCGTGTTCGGGCGCGATGCTCTGATCACCGCCTGGGAAATGCTCTGGCTCGACCCGGCGGTCGCGCGGGGCGTTTTACTGCATCTTGCGGCCAACCAGGCGACGGAATTCGATCCGGATACCGATGCCGAGCCAGGCAAGATCCTTCATGAAGTGCGTTATGGCGAAATGGCGGAAACCGGCGAAGTTCCGTTCCGGCGCTATTACGGCAGCGTGGATTCGACACCGCTGTTCGTGATGCTCGCCGGGGCGTATTTCGAACGCACCGGCAATCGGGTGGTGCTGGAAACACTCTGGCCGCATGTCTGTGCGGCGCTCGACTGGATCGAGACCTATGGCGATCGGGACGGCGACGGTTTCGTGGAATACGGGAGGCGCAGCGACAAGGGGCTCGCCAACCAGGGGTGGAAGGACAGTCATGATGCGGTGTTTCACGCCGATGGGACGCTGGCCAAGGGGCCGATCGCGCTATGCGAGGTACAGGGCTACGTCTATGCTGCCCGGCTGGCTGCGTCCGAGATCGCACGGGAACTCGGTCATGACGGGATCGCGGAGGAACAGGCGCAAAAGGCCTCGGAATTGAAGTCCCGTTTTGACGCGGCGTTCTGGGACGATGAGCTTGGAACCTATGTGCTCGCCCTCGATGGTGACAAACGGCCCTGCCGAGTACGCAGTTCGAACGCGGGCCATCTGCTCTGGACGGGAATCGTCCCGGAGGAGCGCGCCGAAACGGTCGTTCGAGCCCTGATGGGGCCGTCGTCTTTCTGCGGATGGGGAGTGCGGACCATTGCCGCGGGTCAGGCACGGTACAATCCGATGAGCTATCACAACGGGTCGGTCTGGCCCCATGACAATGCGCTGATCGGGGCGGGGTTGGCGCGCTACGGGTTCCGTGAAGAGGCCGCACGGATTTTCGAGGGCATCTTCTCTGCGGCCACCTATATCGACCTGCGACGGTTGCCGGAGTTGTTCTGCGGCTTCCCGCGCCGCGAGACGCAAGGCCCCACCTTCTATCCGGTGGCCTGTACGCCGCAGGCCTGGGCGGCGGGAGCGCCGCTTTTGCTGCTTCAGGCCTGTCTCGGGCTGCGCTTCGACGCCGAGGCGCGGCAGGTGATCTTCGAGCAACCGATCCTTCCGGAGTTTCTGGGAGAGGTCGTGCTGCGCAATCTCCGCCTTGATGGTGGATCCGTCGATGTGGCTCTGCGCCGGTCTGGCACCCACGTGGTTGCCGATGTTCTGCGTCGCGACGGACCGGTTCGGGTTATTGTGACCACCTGA
- a CDS encoding glycosyltransferase family 4 protein, translating to MKIAQIAPLEESCPPRLYGGTERIVSYLTEELVRQGHEVTLFASGDSRTKAHLVPCSKEALRLDPNVKNSLPWHVAMLEEVRLRADEFDVLHFHIDFLHYPMARAFADRMVTTMHGRLDGPDLRPFYATFPNYPLVSISDDQRRPVPFVNWAGTVYHGLPKTLLPFTERPNGDYLAFLGRISPEKRPDRAIEIAARAGMPLKIAAKIGDADRKYWEEIIAPMVDAHDNVEFIGEINEKQKAEFLGNARALLFPVDWPEPFGLVMIEAMACGTPVIAWANGSVPEIVEPGLTGYVVHSLEDAVAAVSKLDRISRGIVRETFEERFTADRMARDYVEIYRGLPGVEAVTMPLPHMLGGHGAHVLHAAE from the coding sequence ATGAAGATCGCACAGATCGCACCGCTGGAAGAAAGTTGCCCGCCGCGTCTCTATGGGGGAACAGAAAGGATCGTCTCCTATCTCACCGAAGAACTGGTCAGGCAGGGCCATGAAGTCACGCTGTTCGCCAGCGGCGACAGCCGGACCAAGGCCCACCTGGTTCCGTGCAGCAAGGAAGCGCTCCGGCTCGATCCGAACGTGAAGAACTCGCTGCCTTGGCATGTCGCCATGCTGGAGGAAGTCCGCTTGCGGGCCGATGAATTCGACGTGCTGCATTTTCACATCGACTTCCTGCACTATCCCATGGCGCGCGCATTCGCCGATCGCATGGTGACGACCATGCACGGCCGGCTCGACGGGCCTGATCTTCGTCCCTTCTATGCGACCTTCCCGAACTATCCGCTCGTTTCGATCTCGGACGACCAGCGCCGTCCGGTGCCCTTCGTGAACTGGGCAGGAACAGTTTATCACGGTCTTCCCAAGACTCTGCTGCCCTTCACCGAACGCCCGAACGGCGACTATCTTGCTTTCCTCGGACGGATTTCGCCGGAGAAACGCCCGGACCGCGCCATCGAAATTGCGGCGCGGGCGGGGATGCCACTGAAAATCGCCGCCAAGATAGGCGATGCGGATCGCAAGTATTGGGAAGAGATCATCGCGCCTATGGTCGACGCCCACGACAATGTCGAGTTCATCGGAGAGATCAACGAGAAGCAAAAGGCCGAATTTCTCGGGAACGCGCGGGCGCTGCTCTTCCCGGTCGACTGGCCCGAACCTTTCGGCTTGGTGATGATCGAGGCCATGGCCTGCGGCACGCCTGTAATCGCATGGGCGAATGGCTCAGTGCCCGAGATCGTGGAGCCAGGGCTGACCGGCTATGTCGTGCACTCGCTGGAGGACGCTGTCGCGGCCGTCAGCAAGCTGGACCGTATCAGCAGAGGAATCGTGCGCGAGACGTTCGAAGAACGCTTCACCGCAGATCGCATGGCGCGCGACTATGTCGAAATCTATCGCGGGCTGCCGGGCGTCGAGGCTGTTACGATGCCGCTCCCGCATATGCTCGGCGGCCATGGGGCCCATGTCCTGCATGCAGCGGAATGA